Proteins encoded together in one Olsenella timonensis window:
- a CDS encoding glycosyltransferase family A protein: MLLKELAKDAIQRVVFSGPVYARLRAVALRRPAAMVPDARDQISRVAPRPEHMRVEPAPRLKPTIDLTVVVPARNVDRFVGACLDSVMSQDVGGRTFEVIVVDDGSTDDTVAAVSVRAERDKRVRLVRCSGLGPAARNVGIDLARGRYLAFVDADDLLAPGHFAALFARMDCGDVDMVSSLWRRIAEDGTPLGLGERTRTHATVWGRLYRREVWERLRIPQGCWYEDLIIPICVQPLAREAFVDDAGYLYRVRRGSIVEESVRSARALDAYWVLDELLGWRRELGITYGQGDLDRLVEIMGPTLMGRAGCLDVSGLRALFSLHCDLLASLTELSEIRTSRGGAWRDVELALRERRFELWCLACAATATDSGDVKMLVAWSRYRQAMGR, from the coding sequence TTGTTGCTCAAGGAGCTTGCCAAGGACGCGATCCAGCGTGTCGTGTTCTCCGGACCGGTCTACGCGCGTCTGCGCGCGGTGGCGCTACGCCGTCCTGCCGCGATGGTTCCAGATGCACGTGACCAGATTTCGCGCGTTGCTCCACGTCCTGAGCACATGCGCGTTGAGCCGGCGCCCCGACTCAAGCCGACGATTGACCTCACGGTTGTCGTGCCTGCACGCAACGTGGATCGCTTTGTGGGAGCGTGCCTCGACTCGGTGATGAGCCAAGACGTGGGCGGTCGGACGTTCGAGGTCATCGTGGTGGATGATGGATCCACGGACGATACCGTTGCTGCTGTTTCTGTGCGCGCCGAGAGAGACAAACGTGTTCGCCTTGTGAGGTGCTCAGGCCTTGGGCCCGCGGCGCGCAATGTCGGGATTGACCTTGCTCGCGGGCGCTATCTCGCCTTTGTCGACGCAGATGACCTTCTCGCTCCGGGCCATTTTGCCGCGCTCTTTGCTCGAATGGATTGTGGTGACGTTGACATGGTCTCCAGTCTCTGGCGACGAATCGCCGAGGACGGGACCCCGCTCGGCCTGGGTGAGAGGACCCGGACGCACGCGACCGTCTGGGGGCGACTGTATCGCCGGGAGGTTTGGGAGCGTCTGCGCATCCCGCAGGGATGCTGGTACGAGGACCTGATTATTCCGATCTGTGTTCAGCCACTCGCTCGTGAGGCCTTCGTCGACGATGCCGGCTATCTCTATCGCGTGCGTCGCGGCTCGATTGTCGAGGAGAGCGTGCGCTCGGCGAGGGCGCTCGACGCCTATTGGGTTTTGGACGAGCTCCTTGGTTGGCGCCGCGAGCTTGGCATAACCTATGGCCAGGGCGACCTCGACCGGCTCGTGGAGATTATGGGGCCTACGCTCATGGGCCGGGCGGGATGTCTCGACGTGAGCGGCCTGCGTGCGCTTTTCTCGCTGCACTGCGACCTCCTCGCCTCGCTTACAGAACTATCCGAAATCCGGACGTCTCGCGGTGGTGCGTGGCGTGATGTCGAGCTCGCGCTACGTGAGCGGCGCTTTGAGCTGTGGTGTCTGGCCTGCGCCGCCACGGCAACGGATTCGGGGGACGTGAAGATGTTGGTCGCGTGGTCCCGGTATCGACAGGCGATGGGGCGATGA
- a CDS encoding glycosyltransferase — MCAPSYAVLMSCYAKDRPEWLSLALESMAAQTLRPTEVVLVFDGPLTEGLVAAVDAFDAAHPGLLVRVPLERNVGLGPALNAGLARCSCDVVARMDADDFSRPARLERQLAKLAEGYDMVGCNATEFSGDVDSPNSERVMPETHDEIVRFAKRRAPFVHPAFVVRRSSLEAVGGYRSVPYAEDFDLFIRLLRAGSRGYNLQEPLVAVRVDDDVYRRRGGLGYARDMLSFNALELREGWFSPAEFLVRSAANVGVALIPNGARDLVYKRLLRRSS, encoded by the coding sequence ATGTGCGCCCCCTCGTATGCGGTGCTCATGTCCTGCTACGCCAAGGACCGTCCGGAGTGGCTGTCCCTGGCGCTCGAGAGCATGGCAGCCCAGACGCTCAGGCCGACGGAGGTCGTGCTGGTGTTTGACGGCCCGCTCACGGAGGGCCTGGTCGCCGCCGTGGATGCGTTCGACGCCGCCCACCCGGGCCTGCTCGTTCGCGTGCCGCTCGAGAGGAACGTGGGGCTCGGGCCCGCGCTCAACGCCGGCCTGGCGCGCTGCTCCTGCGACGTCGTCGCGCGCATGGACGCCGACGACTTCTCGCGCCCCGCGCGCCTCGAGCGCCAGCTGGCCAAGCTCGCCGAGGGCTACGACATGGTCGGCTGCAACGCCACGGAGTTCTCGGGGGACGTCGACAGTCCCAACTCCGAGCGTGTGATGCCCGAGACGCACGACGAGATCGTCCGCTTCGCCAAGAGGCGCGCCCCGTTCGTGCACCCCGCGTTCGTCGTGCGCCGCTCCTCGTTGGAGGCGGTCGGCGGGTACAGGAGCGTTCCCTACGCGGAGGACTTCGACCTGTTCATCCGGCTGCTGAGGGCGGGCTCCCGGGGCTACAACCTCCAGGAGCCCCTCGTCGCGGTGCGCGTGGACGACGACGTGTACCGTCGGCGCGGCGGCCTCGGCTATGCGCGTGACATGCTCTCGTTTAACGCGCTCGAGCTGCGCGAGGGCTGGTTCTCCCCGGCTGAGTTCCTCGTGCGCTCCGCCGCCAACGTGGGCGTCGCGCTCATTCCCAACGGCGCGCGCGACCTTGTCTACAAGCGACTTCTGAGGAGGAGTTCCTAG
- a CDS encoding polysaccharide pyruvyl transferase family protein: MRIGIVTFHCAYNFGSALQTWALKRQLERMGHEARVVDYRGADFEQYRLIQAHSPKALLASLVFYGPNRRRRDSFERFISERLAPTARYGVDDEARMAAELPGEFDCFICGSDQIWNLDCTCGPVGPYFLSFAGDARRVAYAPSLSHTSFEEHNFGPAQREQIAVWLGRFSAVSVREAVTAPLYQPLCPVPIEACVDPTLLLGAADYEGLATETPDAAGTLFVYMLEKNPQLVAYAGRLARELGLTVSYVSKRPLSFGVPARNYYGAGPSEFLGLVRDAAAVVTNSFHATVFSLLFGTPFQTFVTERSGARMRELLVELGEQSHLVDGSVLEEPTAVPAETLAPRLGKLRSRSLGFLDRALAE, translated from the coding sequence ATGAGAATCGGCATCGTCACCTTTCACTGCGCGTACAACTTTGGCTCCGCGCTGCAGACGTGGGCGCTCAAGCGGCAGCTGGAGCGCATGGGGCACGAGGCGCGCGTGGTGGACTATCGAGGGGCGGATTTCGAGCAGTACCGTCTGATTCAGGCCCACTCGCCCAAGGCGCTTCTCGCCAGCCTGGTGTTCTATGGGCCCAACCGTCGACGTCGGGACTCCTTTGAGCGCTTTATCTCCGAGCGTCTCGCGCCGACCGCGCGCTACGGGGTTGATGACGAGGCGCGCATGGCCGCCGAGCTGCCGGGGGAGTTCGACTGCTTCATCTGCGGCAGCGACCAGATTTGGAACCTCGACTGCACGTGCGGCCCGGTGGGCCCGTACTTCCTGAGCTTTGCGGGCGACGCCAGGCGGGTGGCGTACGCGCCGAGTCTCTCGCACACGTCCTTCGAGGAGCATAACTTTGGTCCCGCCCAGCGGGAGCAGATCGCGGTCTGGCTGGGGCGCTTCTCGGCGGTCTCGGTGCGCGAGGCGGTGACGGCGCCGCTCTATCAGCCGCTCTGCCCGGTGCCGATCGAGGCGTGCGTCGACCCCACGCTGCTGCTTGGCGCGGCGGACTACGAGGGGCTCGCGACCGAGACCCCCGATGCCGCGGGTACGCTCTTCGTCTACATGCTCGAGAAGAACCCCCAGCTCGTGGCCTATGCGGGACGTCTTGCACGTGAGCTGGGGCTCACCGTGAGCTACGTCTCCAAGAGACCCCTGAGCTTTGGCGTTCCGGCGCGCAACTACTACGGTGCGGGCCCCTCCGAGTTCCTCGGGCTCGTGCGTGACGCCGCCGCCGTGGTGACCAACTCCTTCCACGCCACGGTCTTCTCGCTTCTGTTTGGGACTCCGTTCCAGACGTTCGTCACAGAGCGCAGCGGGGCGCGCATGCGCGAGCTCCTCGTCGAGCTGGGCGAGCAGAGCCATCTGGTGGATGGGTCAGTGCTGGAGGAGCCGACGGCGGTACCTGCCGAGACGCTTGCCCCGCGTCTGGGGAAGCTGCGCTCCCGCTCGCTCGGGTTTCTCGATCGGGCCCTCGCGGAGTAA
- a CDS encoding O-antigen ligase family protein has product MTPSDQQIAATEKTGAGPLSRLGLGVNEALLVLMVVALSVQGPNLFAFGGMDFTLGHALVGVVGAASVARVLLARRRPILPSASINVLFVTFVVITLVDTPAHGFGATILKYAFQYLVLIVALNLMVLVGGEKSERLILAGAWIVLAIVLINALAHAGAFLEYYDHPWDGHPNYATVFSGGVNLEATWPAMLGVFCRNDRGGWTYLGLTYVFGALTQSRAGLMLAVGAIVYVLLVKDGGRPGLRRVAVVAILAAAAALYIVAGPRAASVHSATESVSVTEEETVSDAPQGIPGRRGIWMGSIEAFYDAPVLGYGAGNAMDAVRAVTGYPYHEDNVHNYPLQVLLDFGLVGLAVFAVVVVRFLVLGVRARFRSPFAAFVALYLVGGMIQFKGGELLVGFALAGLVAFGYDMLRERA; this is encoded by the coding sequence GTGACGCCTTCCGACCAGCAGATTGCGGCGACTGAGAAGACCGGGGCGGGGCCGCTCTCTCGCCTGGGCCTCGGCGTGAACGAGGCGCTTCTCGTCCTCATGGTCGTGGCCCTGAGCGTGCAGGGACCAAACCTCTTTGCCTTTGGGGGCATGGACTTCACCCTGGGCCACGCGCTCGTGGGCGTGGTCGGTGCGGCGTCGGTCGCGCGCGTGCTGCTCGCGCGGCGCCGCCCCATCCTGCCCTCCGCGTCGATCAACGTGCTGTTCGTCACCTTCGTCGTGATCACGCTCGTCGACACCCCCGCGCACGGCTTTGGTGCGACGATTCTCAAGTACGCGTTTCAGTATCTCGTGCTGATCGTGGCGCTGAACCTCATGGTGCTCGTGGGGGGCGAGAAGAGCGAGCGCCTGATTCTCGCCGGGGCCTGGATCGTGCTGGCGATCGTGCTGATCAACGCGCTGGCGCACGCCGGTGCGTTCCTCGAGTACTACGATCACCCGTGGGACGGCCACCCCAACTACGCGACGGTCTTCTCCGGCGGTGTGAACCTCGAGGCGACGTGGCCGGCCATGCTCGGCGTCTTCTGCCGCAACGATCGCGGTGGCTGGACGTACCTGGGCCTGACGTACGTCTTCGGCGCGCTGACGCAGAGCCGAGCCGGCCTCATGCTGGCGGTCGGCGCCATCGTCTACGTGCTGCTCGTCAAGGATGGGGGGCGCCCCGGGCTGCGCCGGGTCGCCGTCGTGGCGATTCTGGCAGCCGCCGCCGCGCTCTACATCGTCGCGGGGCCGCGTGCGGCATCCGTCCATTCGGCGACGGAGAGCGTGTCGGTTACGGAGGAGGAGACGGTCTCGGACGCGCCCCAGGGCATCCCGGGCCGCCGCGGCATCTGGATGGGCTCGATAGAGGCCTTCTACGACGCGCCCGTCCTGGGCTATGGCGCCGGCAACGCCATGGACGCCGTGCGCGCCGTCACCGGCTACCCCTACCACGAGGACAACGTGCACAACTATCCGCTGCAGGTCCTTCTCGACTTTGGTCTGGTGGGTCTTGCGGTCTTTGCCGTGGTGGTCGTGCGATTTCTCGTTCTTGGCGTGCGGGCGCGCTTCCGCAGTCCCTTTGCTGCGTTCGTCGCGCTCTATCTCGTGGGTGGGATGATTCAGTTCAAGGGCGGCGAGCTGCTCGTGGGTTTCGCGCTCGCGGGGCTTGTGGCGTTTGGCTACGACATGCTGCGCGAGAGGGCGTAG
- a CDS encoding glycosyltransferase, which produces MGTAPRFSVIMPVYNVGAYLDESVGSVLAQTYGDYEVILVDDGSTDGSGEKCDVYAAGHPNFRVIHQENRGLLLARRAGLAAAEGDYVVTLDSDDMLRPDALASISEQVDVHAPDIVAFDFSRATDFATFGPSRLGIAPGFYGPERYDLLRVEVCGGRHNNLWSKCYRRSIADADADYSALRGLTHAEDLLQLLPIVDAGRTFSYVGEALYYYRPNPGSATGSYRPRQLVDLSAALDALLSYASSWGDEFLLAARRGALLQVSYLLHMLVASRPDKNTLRDQVVRIRDYAAGAGLFGPWSDGLRPDKRLEVRALECGDWRRVVWAVRAFEALKRARDARARR; this is translated from the coding sequence ATGGGGACCGCGCCGCGCTTCTCGGTAATCATGCCCGTCTACAACGTGGGGGCATACCTCGACGAGTCGGTGGGCTCGGTGCTCGCGCAGACCTACGGGGACTATGAGGTCATCCTCGTGGACGACGGCTCCACGGACGGGTCGGGCGAGAAGTGCGACGTCTATGCGGCCGGGCACCCCAACTTCCGCGTCATCCACCAGGAGAACAGGGGTCTGCTGCTGGCTCGGAGGGCGGGTCTCGCGGCGGCCGAGGGAGACTACGTCGTCACGCTCGACTCGGACGACATGCTTCGCCCCGATGCGCTCGCCTCGATCTCGGAGCAGGTGGACGTGCATGCGCCGGACATCGTTGCCTTTGACTTCTCTCGTGCGACGGACTTTGCGACCTTCGGGCCGAGCCGCCTGGGAATCGCCCCGGGATTCTATGGCCCCGAGCGCTACGATCTCCTGCGGGTGGAAGTGTGCGGCGGGAGGCACAACAATCTCTGGAGCAAGTGCTACCGCCGCTCCATTGCCGACGCGGACGCCGACTACTCGGCCCTGCGCGGGCTCACGCATGCCGAGGACCTTCTCCAGCTTCTTCCAATCGTGGATGCCGGACGGACCTTCTCGTACGTGGGGGAGGCGCTCTACTACTATCGTCCCAACCCGGGAAGCGCCACCGGCAGCTACAGGCCCCGTCAGCTCGTCGACCTCTCCGCAGCGCTCGATGCGCTCCTGAGCTATGCCTCCTCGTGGGGCGACGAGTTCCTCCTCGCTGCCCGCAGGGGGGCGCTGCTTCAGGTGAGCTATCTGCTTCACATGCTCGTCGCGTCGCGTCCAGACAAGAACACGCTGCGTGACCAGGTGGTGCGCATCCGCGACTATGCTGCGGGGGCGGGGCTCTTTGGACCTTGGTCGGATGGGCTCAGGCCCGACAAGCGCCTGGAGGTCCGCGCACTTGAGTGCGGCGACTGGCGACGCGTCGTCTGGGCGGTGCGCGCGTTCGAGGCCCTCAAGCGGGCGCGCGACGCCCGCGCGAGAAGGTGA
- a CDS encoding Coenzyme F420 hydrogenase/dehydrogenase, beta subunit C-terminal domain, which translates to MARAMVARGGAVVGCAYELDEGGLVARHRVVEDERGIDALLGSKYVQSDAAAAFVRARELLAEGREVLFSGTPCQVAGLLGYLGGPSDRLLTVDLVCHGVPSPRMLQGYLRGAGQVRDRRIVDVRFRPKYDGWANSLQLELSSSDGSNERVPSGESSYYDLFLSLQTLRDSCYECPFAGALRPADLSLGDFWGIEKVRPDLLAEAGGPFDVRRGVSCLLVNNERGEAWLERLGQRLVTAPVTFGQIAEHNDQLRNPAARPSGREAYLDAFATGGWPAVERLWRRAVRRRRVLGAVKRCVPAPLKRAVKRALGR; encoded by the coding sequence TTGGCTCGGGCCATGGTCGCGCGCGGCGGTGCCGTGGTCGGGTGTGCCTACGAGCTGGATGAAGGGGGGCTCGTTGCGCGGCATCGTGTGGTCGAGGACGAGCGCGGGATTGACGCCCTTCTTGGCTCTAAGTACGTTCAGAGCGACGCGGCAGCTGCGTTCGTGCGAGCGCGGGAGTTGCTGGCGGAGGGGCGTGAGGTGCTCTTCTCGGGAACCCCGTGCCAGGTCGCAGGGTTACTGGGCTATCTGGGGGGTCCGTCAGACAGGCTTCTGACGGTGGATCTTGTCTGTCACGGCGTGCCAAGCCCCAGGATGCTGCAGGGTTATCTGCGAGGCGCGGGTCAGGTGCGCGACCGGCGTATTGTTGACGTTCGCTTCAGACCCAAGTACGACGGATGGGCCAACTCGCTGCAGCTCGAGCTGTCGTCTTCCGACGGCTCGAACGAAAGGGTTCCGTCCGGAGAATCCAGCTACTACGACCTGTTTCTCTCCCTGCAGACGTTGCGCGACAGCTGCTATGAGTGCCCGTTTGCGGGAGCGCTGCGTCCCGCAGACCTTTCCCTCGGCGACTTCTGGGGAATAGAGAAGGTCCGCCCGGACCTGCTCGCGGAGGCGGGCGGTCCGTTTGACGTGCGTCGCGGCGTGTCGTGCCTGCTCGTGAACAACGAGCGGGGCGAGGCGTGGCTCGAGCGCCTGGGGCAGCGCCTGGTGACGGCCCCGGTGACCTTTGGGCAGATTGCCGAGCACAACGACCAGCTGCGCAATCCCGCCGCAAGGCCCTCCGGGCGCGAGGCCTATCTTGACGCGTTTGCGACGGGCGGCTGGCCTGCGGTCGAGCGGCTGTGGCGTCGCGCCGTGCGCCGTCGGCGGGTGCTGGGAGCCGTCAAGCGCTGCGTGCCCGCGCCGCTCAAGCGCGCGGTCAAGCGCGCGCTGGGCCGATGA
- a CDS encoding sugar transferase — protein sequence MTEHEAQTARDAADEQLEQLHEFADRYADRGQYRQTAKLAYRIVKRAFNVVFSLVVIAVLLVPGLVLCLAIALETKGSPIYVHERVGYHGRRLGVLKFRTMVADADNLEKYLNDWELAQFRREHKLDHDPRVTRLGAFLRKSSVDEFPQFLNVLIGQMNVVGPRPVTREELAWFGDDVDELLSCHPGITGLWQTLERNDATYQTGVRQEMELTYVRKRCIKMDLSILARTFGVMVRKTGK from the coding sequence ATGACGGAGCACGAGGCACAGACGGCGCGCGACGCCGCGGACGAGCAGCTCGAGCAGCTGCACGAGTTCGCGGACCGCTATGCCGATCGCGGGCAGTACCGTCAGACTGCCAAGCTGGCGTACCGCATCGTCAAGCGCGCCTTCAACGTCGTGTTCTCGCTGGTGGTCATCGCCGTCCTTCTCGTCCCCGGGCTCGTCCTCTGCCTGGCAATCGCCCTGGAGACCAAGGGCTCGCCGATCTACGTGCACGAGCGGGTGGGATATCACGGCCGCCGCCTCGGCGTCCTCAAGTTTCGCACCATGGTGGCCGACGCCGACAACCTCGAGAAGTACCTCAACGACTGGGAGCTCGCCCAGTTTCGCCGCGAGCACAAGCTCGACCACGACCCGCGCGTCACGCGACTCGGCGCCTTTCTGCGCAAGTCGTCGGTCGATGAGTTCCCGCAGTTCCTCAACGTTCTCATCGGCCAGATGAACGTGGTGGGTCCGCGCCCGGTCACCAGGGAGGAGCTCGCCTGGTTCGGCGACGACGTGGACGAGCTGCTCTCGTGCCACCCCGGCATCACCGGCCTCTGGCAGACGCTCGAGCGCAACGACGCGACCTACCAGACCGGCGTGCGCCAGGAGATGGAGCTCACCTACGTGCGCAAGCGCTGCATCAAGATGGACCTCTCCATACTCGCACGGACGTTTGGCGTCATGGTGAGAAAGACGGGGAAGTAG
- a CDS encoding ATP/GTP-binding protein: MRLLKARVEGVRLFRSGVFEIGFYASDRVINSGGAGGLAGVHHIGSRGAIYSQNVTAVAGVNASGKTTALQLVRFVLSLLSGAYIARGQAGEMAPIPSKLERNFSTEITFALGGKILLLRTEMTQRSETNVSDQGRDTGDSFFVITDEELWEYQGIPSKGVLASSADFRNGARLIARRNGDEEDGPVLNADQRAYLRDDMSIVSAYLDNNAVVAEVARKTLQRRGIPGAILHVFDSSIEYLRWDDDAGVYHLKFAGEEERVVGERAITSLVSSGTIVGSELVQRALVALQEGSYLIVDEIEQSLNKELVAVVIGLFVSASTNPRGAQLVFSTHYLEVLDTVRRKDNIYLTIRGGDHHTDLVKYSDKVRRIENKKSEVLFSNIIGGTAPKYADITALKSYVAGELHV, encoded by the coding sequence ATGAGGCTTCTGAAGGCACGCGTCGAGGGGGTAAGGCTGTTCCGCTCGGGCGTGTTTGAAATTGGGTTCTATGCCTCCGATAGGGTAATTAATTCGGGTGGGGCAGGTGGCTTGGCCGGCGTACATCACATCGGAAGTCGTGGCGCCATCTACTCGCAGAACGTTACTGCCGTGGCAGGAGTGAACGCTTCTGGAAAAACGACCGCGCTCCAGCTCGTTCGTTTTGTGCTGAGCCTGCTTTCGGGTGCCTACATCGCGCGTGGGCAGGCCGGTGAAATGGCGCCGATTCCCTCTAAGCTTGAGCGGAACTTCTCGACGGAAATCACGTTTGCGTTAGGTGGGAAGATCCTTCTTCTAAGGACTGAGATGACTCAGAGAAGTGAAACGAACGTCAGCGACCAGGGTCGTGACACTGGGGACTCTTTCTTTGTGATTACCGACGAAGAGCTCTGGGAATATCAAGGGATCCCATCAAAGGGCGTCTTGGCCAGCTCGGCTGACTTCCGCAACGGGGCTCGCCTGATTGCCCGTCGTAACGGAGACGAGGAAGATGGCCCCGTGCTCAACGCTGACCAGCGAGCCTACCTCCGCGATGACATGAGTATTGTGTCTGCCTACCTCGACAACAATGCGGTTGTGGCGGAGGTTGCTAGAAAGACGCTCCAGCGTCGGGGGATTCCCGGGGCGATTCTGCACGTGTTTGACAGCAGCATTGAGTACCTGCGGTGGGACGATGATGCCGGCGTCTACCATCTTAAGTTCGCCGGAGAGGAGGAGAGGGTCGTGGGAGAGCGTGCAATCACCTCCCTCGTCTCGAGCGGAACGATCGTTGGTAGCGAATTGGTTCAGCGCGCCCTGGTTGCCTTGCAAGAGGGCAGCTACCTGATAGTTGACGAGATAGAGCAGAGCCTGAACAAGGAGCTCGTCGCGGTTGTGATTGGCCTGTTTGTCTCCGCTTCGACAAATCCCCGCGGGGCTCAGCTGGTCTTTTCGACGCACTACCTTGAGGTGCTGGATACGGTGAGGAGAAAGGACAACATTTACCTCACCATTCGCGGGGGGGATCACCACACCGATTTAGTAAAGTACTCCGACAAGGTGAGGAGAATAGAGAACAAGAAGAGCGAGGTCCTGTTCTCAAACATTATTGGTGGCACTGCGCCTAAGTATGCGGATATAACCGCCCTGAAAAGCTATGTTGCAGGTGAGCTGCATGTCTGA
- a CDS encoding oligosaccharide flippase family protein has product MGEARRLIKNTGIIAVGGMATKLVQFLLLPLYTSVLPPTEYGAVDYLNTIALFCVPVASLLMDEALFRFLIDCETEEDRRRAVTATVGVLALGCVLFAALMGVLELVFHPDSFWWIVGLVYAGTMLQMVSALLRGFGDTMGYSLANFLASAVMIVLNVLFIAVFRWGVEGMLSATVIAQGGVALVFAVRKRVWRYVDLSLIDRAYMGRLIRYAVPLVPNKVSWTIMNMLDRLVIMVTLGPGAAGLYAVAYKFPNVMDQVYGFFYQSWKESSARSLNAEGDEVDFYDAIYRMLRRFMMSVVLGMTALMPLVYDLMIDWQYHEGILYVPILLLATFFSNISGFYGGIFTAHKDTKIMGTTTIVSALLCLVLNLVLIPSIGLYGASVATLASMFVVNEYRRVKVRAYARLTEDRREQALTLLCFALVFGLFYVQAYVGGWWPLVGSIVVAAAFFVCANWTLMMRALAVSREVLVRRGDE; this is encoded by the coding sequence ATGGGAGAAGCGCGCCGACTCATAAAGAACACCGGCATCATCGCCGTGGGGGGCATGGCCACCAAGCTGGTCCAGTTCCTGCTGCTGCCGCTCTACACCTCGGTGCTTCCGCCGACCGAGTACGGTGCCGTCGACTACCTCAATACGATTGCGCTCTTCTGTGTGCCCGTTGCCTCGCTGCTCATGGACGAGGCGCTCTTTCGCTTCTTGATCGACTGCGAGACCGAGGAGGACCGCCGCCGCGCCGTCACGGCAACGGTGGGCGTGCTGGCGCTGGGGTGCGTGCTGTTTGCCGCGCTGATGGGCGTGCTGGAGCTTGTCTTCCACCCTGACAGCTTCTGGTGGATCGTGGGGCTCGTCTATGCCGGCACGATGCTCCAGATGGTGTCGGCGCTGCTGCGCGGCTTTGGCGACACGATGGGCTACTCCCTGGCCAACTTCCTCGCCAGCGCGGTGATGATCGTGCTCAACGTGCTGTTCATCGCCGTGTTCAGGTGGGGGGTCGAGGGGATGCTCTCGGCAACGGTCATCGCGCAGGGTGGCGTGGCGCTGGTTTTCGCTGTGCGCAAGCGCGTGTGGCGGTATGTCGATCTGAGCCTAATCGACCGAGCCTACATGGGGCGGTTGATTCGCTATGCCGTGCCGCTGGTGCCCAACAAGGTCTCATGGACCATCATGAACATGCTCGACCGTCTGGTCATCATGGTGACGCTGGGACCGGGGGCTGCGGGCCTCTATGCGGTGGCATACAAGTTTCCCAACGTGATGGATCAGGTTTACGGCTTCTTCTACCAGTCCTGGAAGGAGAGCTCCGCTCGCTCGCTCAACGCGGAGGGCGACGAGGTCGACTTCTACGACGCCATCTACCGCATGCTGCGACGCTTCATGATGAGCGTGGTCCTGGGGATGACTGCGCTCATGCCCCTGGTCTACGACCTGATGATCGACTGGCAGTACCACGAGGGCATCCTCTACGTGCCCATCCTGCTGCTGGCCACCTTCTTCAGCAACATCTCCGGCTTCTACGGAGGCATCTTCACGGCGCACAAGGACACCAAGATCATGGGCACCACGACAATCGTCTCCGCACTGCTTTGCCTGGTGCTCAATCTGGTGCTTATCCCCTCGATCGGGCTGTATGGCGCAAGCGTTGCCACCCTCGCGTCCATGTTCGTGGTGAACGAGTACAGGCGTGTCAAGGTGCGTGCCTATGCGCGTCTCACGGAGGACCGGCGCGAACAGGCGCTCACGCTGCTGTGCTTTGCGCTGGTGTTTGGCCTCTTCTATGTGCAGGCCTATGTGGGCGGCTGGTGGCCCCTGGTTGGAAGCATCGTTGTGGCGGCGGCATTCTTCGTGTGCGCCAACTGGACGCTCATGATGCGCGCCCTTGCCGTTTCGCGCGAGGTGTTGGTCAGGCGCGGCGATGAGTAA